Proteins encoded by one window of Acidimicrobiia bacterium:
- a CDS encoding DNA-3-methyladenine glycosylase 2 family protein: protein MRVRRELVEASEELARRHAPMRPIIETIGPPDLRRGRPRRTHFAELARAICFQQLAGPAARAIHGRFSDLFDGAPTPEAVLAHPVDGLRAVGLSVAKTASVRDLADKVLAGDVKLDRMGRLPDDEIVRELTLVRGIGRWTAEMFLIFQLGRLDVWPVDDFGVRKGYGILYGLDVMPTPKELQVSGEVFRPIRTAAAWYCWRATDTILPDGR from the coding sequence GTGCGCGTGCGGCGCGAGCTGGTTGAAGCATCCGAGGAGCTCGCTCGTCGCCACGCCCCCATGCGTCCCATCATCGAAACCATCGGGCCGCCCGATCTTCGCCGCGGGCGGCCGCGCCGTACGCACTTTGCCGAGCTTGCACGGGCCATCTGCTTCCAACAGCTCGCAGGCCCAGCCGCGCGGGCGATCCACGGCCGCTTCTCGGACTTGTTCGACGGCGCGCCGACACCCGAGGCGGTGCTCGCGCATCCGGTCGACGGACTCCGAGCTGTTGGGCTCTCGGTGGCCAAGACGGCATCGGTCCGCGATCTTGCGGACAAGGTGCTCGCCGGAGACGTGAAGCTCGATCGGATGGGGCGTCTTCCCGACGATGAGATCGTGCGCGAGCTCACCCTCGTCCGCGGAATCGGGCGCTGGACGGCGGAGATGTTCTTGATCTTCCAGCTCGGGCGGCTCGACGTGTGGCCGGTGGACGACTTCGGTGTTCGAAAGGGCTACGGCATCCTCTACGGGCTCGATGTGATGCCGACGCCCAAGGAGCTGCAGGTGAGCGGTGAGGTGTTCCGCCCGATCCGGACGGCGGCCGCGTGGTACTGCTGGCGCGCGACGGACACGATCCTGCCCGACGGTCGCTGA
- a CDS encoding DUF6624 domain-containing protein, whose product MAGNEALRAELLALAEHPGDPAGADRLWSILDDYEAWPGRRLVGHDGEHAAWLLVQLADTDLQRRALEHLEAAVDSGDADPSHYACLVDRVRMAEGRPQVFGSQFVAAGDDAVTPWPIENPLGLDERRRLFGLEPLAVQARRMTAEHNAH is encoded by the coding sequence ATGGCCGGAAACGAGGCCCTGCGCGCCGAGCTCCTCGCACTGGCGGAGCACCCTGGCGATCCCGCCGGCGCAGATCGACTCTGGTCGATCCTCGACGACTACGAAGCCTGGCCGGGCCGTCGGCTCGTCGGCCACGACGGCGAGCACGCCGCGTGGCTGCTCGTGCAGCTCGCCGACACGGACCTCCAACGCCGCGCGCTGGAGCACCTCGAAGCGGCTGTCGACAGCGGCGACGCCGACCCGTCGCACTATGCGTGCCTCGTCGACCGCGTGCGCATGGCCGAGGGTCGCCCGCAAGTGTTCGGATCGCAGTTCGTTGCGGCCGGTGACGATGCCGTCACACCGTGGCCAATCGAGAACCCGCTCGGACTCGACGAGCGTCGCCGGTTGTTCGGGCTCGAACCGCTTGCCGTGCAAGCCCGCCGCATGACCGCGGAGCACAACGCGCACTGA